Proteins from one Corynebacterium testudinoris genomic window:
- a CDS encoding pantoate--beta-alanine ligase translates to MSFEFGQAHEFSTANISVFARAMRTTGRPVVLVPLGEGLHAGHIALIRAARRLPRAVVIVAWAGTDVPAELAAENVDAVWAYSAEELWPKGLRTVVRPADHRLEPVDELARVLTQLLTQLNIVGPSDIVVGEKDYEQIRALQSAVTDLHVPVMVHGVPTVRMPDGIAVSLRNANVDEAAREQALALSAALTAGAHAAEQGADAVLDVARSVLATAGVEPEYLEVRGPDLGEAPDSGDARLLVAATIGGVRLIDNVGLPLGIGFRNLGQEH, encoded by the coding sequence ATGAGTTTTGAGTTTGGGCAGGCACACGAGTTCTCCACCGCGAACATCTCTGTCTTCGCGCGGGCCATGCGCACGACGGGGCGCCCCGTGGTGTTGGTTCCGTTGGGAGAAGGTCTGCACGCGGGACACATTGCCCTGATTAGAGCCGCGCGACGCCTTCCGCGGGCGGTCGTCATTGTGGCCTGGGCTGGAACGGATGTCCCGGCTGAGCTGGCGGCGGAAAACGTCGACGCCGTGTGGGCTTATTCCGCGGAGGAATTGTGGCCCAAGGGCCTGCGGACTGTTGTCCGCCCGGCTGATCACCGCCTGGAACCGGTGGACGAGCTTGCCCGCGTGCTCACCCAGCTGCTCACCCAGCTCAACATCGTTGGCCCGAGCGATATCGTCGTGGGGGAGAAGGATTACGAGCAGATCCGCGCCCTGCAATCAGCCGTCACGGACCTGCATGTACCGGTCATGGTGCATGGCGTGCCGACGGTGCGCATGCCCGACGGGATCGCGGTGTCCCTCCGCAATGCGAACGTGGACGAGGCTGCACGAGAACAAGCTCTCGCTCTTTCCGCGGCGCTCACCGCGGGTGCACACGCCGCTGAACAGGGGGCGGACGCCGTGCTGGACGTCGCCCGGTCAGTGCTGGCGACCGCGGGTGTGGAGCCGGAGTATCTGGAGGTCCGCGGCCCCGACCTCGGGGAAGCGCCAGATAGCGGGGATGCCCGGCTGCTCGTCGCCGCCACAATCGGCGGCGTACGCCTAATCGATAACGTGGGCCTGCCCTTAGGTATCGGCTTCCGCAATTTAGGGCAAGAGCACTAG
- a CDS encoding 6PGD fold domain-containing protein — protein sequence MQAPRMRVGVYVDSDQHHREQLARLPELMESAGHYLHWPVGGSLPWEDMDLILLMVRESSLAEAVDALEPHIRRGQIVVHLCLAQGVQVLDPLEVKGAVVIAAGRLSDTHWAVTTVDEMGYSVAEIMLAEIGANVIHVADGERLALAAAMTYADAIRSLRHDAVDMVTNVLGNEEKAEEIINSDFYFAGPPPVMGPGGLSEQWKSISDPGFARIFRDTQRRLGELTQQDDVELWAIGREGLS from the coding sequence ATGCAGGCACCCCGGATGCGGGTGGGCGTGTACGTCGATAGTGACCAACACCATCGTGAGCAGTTGGCTCGGCTTCCGGAATTAATGGAAAGCGCGGGCCATTACCTGCATTGGCCCGTGGGAGGTTCCCTGCCGTGGGAGGACATGGACTTGATCCTTCTCATGGTGCGAGAGAGCTCCTTGGCGGAAGCAGTGGATGCTCTTGAGCCGCATATTCGACGCGGCCAGATTGTCGTTCATCTGTGCCTTGCCCAGGGCGTGCAGGTCCTTGACCCACTCGAGGTGAAAGGCGCAGTGGTCATCGCGGCCGGACGGTTGAGCGATACCCACTGGGCTGTGACCACGGTGGATGAGATGGGCTATTCCGTCGCCGAAATCATGCTTGCGGAGATCGGAGCCAACGTCATTCACGTGGCTGATGGCGAGCGGTTGGCCCTCGCTGCTGCCATGACCTATGCGGATGCCATTCGAAGCCTGCGCCACGATGCCGTTGACATGGTAACCAATGTGCTCGGGAATGAAGAAAAAGCTGAGGAGATCATCAACTCCGATTTCTACTTCGCTGGACCACCTCCCGTCATGGGACCCGGTGGTTTGTCTGAGCAGTGGAAATCTATTTCCGACCCCGGGTTCGCGCGGATCTTCCGCGATACGCAGCGCCGCTTGGGCGAATTAACGCAACAAGACGATGTAGAGCTGTGGGCGATCGGCCGGGAGGGGCTGTCATGA
- a CDS encoding DUF6779 domain-containing protein: MDDRNVWKGTDRGQLLLIALIVVAFIASLVMLLTDSAVALKLALLAALWAALLGSFLVFRSRKAAEAKDVELEHQRELAHSRVLAGAGTPSQELELLQEMRTRESEVLADIQRELKALRAQLEDLSGREFGYEPASLRAEARRILELEDAAAVAAAPTPEPEPEPEPYESPVPDFSHIHTGPPSSDAVAGRLGQQETPSRPIPNPLAELIAENQRREQETTRAFSTGAFEAVSWEQGGVHRTEESFTETFTETFAEVETPEEETPEVTPTYVGRHGAGFNVVTEEPDVAEPVTPEPVINEGRRGRRRRDEQGGVSVAELLARSQRNE, encoded by the coding sequence ATGGACGACCGGAACGTATGGAAAGGCACCGACCGCGGTCAGCTGTTGCTGATCGCGCTCATTGTTGTCGCCTTCATCGCCAGCCTGGTCATGCTGCTAACGGATAGTGCTGTTGCCCTCAAGTTGGCCCTGCTCGCCGCGCTGTGGGCAGCCCTCCTCGGCTCCTTCTTGGTGTTTCGCTCGCGGAAGGCGGCCGAAGCCAAGGACGTAGAACTGGAACACCAACGGGAACTCGCGCACTCCCGAGTCCTCGCCGGGGCCGGAACCCCCTCCCAAGAACTGGAGCTTCTCCAGGAGATGCGGACCCGCGAGTCCGAAGTCCTGGCCGATATCCAACGCGAGCTCAAAGCCCTGCGCGCCCAATTGGAAGACCTCTCGGGCCGCGAGTTCGGCTATGAACCTGCCTCCCTGCGCGCGGAGGCCCGCCGGATCCTCGAGTTGGAGGACGCCGCTGCCGTGGCTGCAGCGCCCACGCCGGAACCCGAGCCCGAGCCGGAGCCCTACGAGTCTCCCGTGCCGGACTTCAGTCACATCCACACCGGCCCGCCGTCCTCCGATGCCGTCGCCGGTCGCCTGGGCCAGCAGGAGACCCCGTCGCGCCCGATCCCGAACCCGTTGGCCGAGCTCATTGCAGAAAACCAGCGGCGCGAGCAGGAAACCACCCGGGCTTTCAGCACGGGCGCCTTCGAAGCCGTGTCCTGGGAACAGGGTGGGGTGCACCGCACCGAGGAATCGTTCACCGAAACGTTCACCGAGACGTTCGCAGAGGTGGAAACCCCCGAAGAGGAGACCCCCGAGGTCACCCCAACCTATGTGGGGCGGCATGGCGCTGGGTTTAACGTCGTCACGGAGGAACCCGATGTAGCTGAGCCCGTCACTCCCGAGCCGGTGATCAACGAGGGCCGACGCGGGCGTCGCCGCCGCGATGAACAGGGCGGAGTCTCCGTGGCTGAGCTCCTCGCCCGTTCCCAGCGCAACGAGTAG
- a CDS encoding DUF3180 domain-containing protein, protein MKRTPIIGLVAAGGFTAAVAAILTWGFYGSMTAIPVTVSITLWALAALCLFLGWKVRSRLDEGRIGQDRSQLNPVTAAQFLVLAKASAWTGAILGGGYLGMASYILPRVDQLVAASEDLPGVLASALGGLALSAAGLYLERHCETPPPSDGEMVG, encoded by the coding sequence ATGAAACGCACCCCCATCATCGGACTGGTCGCCGCCGGAGGGTTCACCGCCGCCGTTGCCGCGATCCTCACCTGGGGATTCTATGGCTCCATGACTGCCATCCCCGTCACGGTCTCCATCACCTTGTGGGCACTGGCGGCGCTCTGCCTCTTCCTGGGGTGGAAGGTCCGCTCCCGCCTCGACGAGGGCCGCATCGGTCAGGACCGCAGCCAACTTAATCCCGTCACGGCTGCCCAGTTTTTGGTGCTAGCAAAGGCCTCCGCCTGGACCGGCGCGATCCTCGGCGGCGGCTACCTCGGCATGGCGTCCTATATTCTGCCGCGCGTGGATCAACTCGTGGCCGCTTCCGAGGACCTGCCCGGGGTCTTGGCCTCCGCTCTGGGCGGCCTAGCATTGTCGGCCGCGGGCCTCTATCTCGAACGACACTGCGAGACACCGCCACCCTCCGATGGAGAGATGGTTGGTTAG